A section of the Clostridium felsineum DSM 794 genome encodes:
- a CDS encoding TetR/AcrR family transcriptional regulator — protein sequence MRTPKQARGKQTKEKIITAAFELFSEKGYNGTSSNEIASKAGVAIGSFYSYFKDKKQLFIEVLNNYYDNISKISFSRTIDDINNFDDFIYSSIHLALKAHEYYPRFHREVSIMELSDNDICNLVLEHEKIKFESFKELVEPYKDIFKFDNLEEALFLIYNTIENTVHIIAFSQTTVNKTVLIDELITMIKKYISV from the coding sequence TTGAGGACACCTAAACAAGCTCGTGGAAAACAAACAAAAGAAAAAATAATAACTGCTGCTTTCGAACTCTTTTCAGAAAAAGGCTACAATGGCACAAGTTCTAATGAAATTGCTTCAAAGGCGGGAGTTGCTATTGGAAGCTTTTATTCATATTTTAAAGATAAAAAGCAACTTTTTATAGAAGTTTTAAATAACTATTATGATAATATCTCAAAAATATCATTTTCAAGAACCATTGATGATATTAATAATTTTGATGATTTTATATATTCTTCTATACACCTTGCACTTAAAGCTCATGAATATTATCCTAGATTTCATAGAGAAGTAAGTATAATGGAGCTTTCTGATAATGATATATGTAATTTAGTACTTGAGCATGAAAAAATCAAATTTGAATCTTTTAAAGAATTAGTTGAACCTTACAAAGATATTTTTAAGTTTGATAATTTAGAAGAAGCTCTATTTCTTATTTATAATACTATTGAAAACACTGTACATATAATTGCCTTTTCGCAAACTACTGTAAACAAAACAGTTCTAATTGATGAACTTATAACTATGATAAAAAAATATATTAGTGTATAA
- a CDS encoding MBL fold metallo-hydrolase: protein MNVLKLKLSVTNDYLLKIENEKYVLIDTGYKEDWELFNKRLEESGIKVGQISYVILTHHHDDHAGFLSLLVNKNKAIKVVMSDKTNELIKVGENDQTHGGGLLNKRIEFLIKYKNLYVSKVLGVKKENNFKFPPYESRENDIIFNKEVTLKELGINLPGKIIETPGHTIDSVSILFEDGDCFVGDAAASMLRFCGTKNCVIFIMDKKEYYESWNKIIKLGSKKIYPAHGKEFYIDKLKKNIWKNL from the coding sequence ATGAACGTATTGAAGCTGAAGTTAAGTGTAACAAACGATTATTTATTAAAAATAGAAAATGAAAAATATGTACTTATAGATACAGGATATAAGGAAGACTGGGAACTTTTCAATAAAAGACTTGAAGAAAGTGGTATTAAAGTAGGTCAAATTTCATATGTAATACTAACACATCATCATGATGATCATGCAGGATTTCTGAGTTTATTAGTAAATAAAAATAAGGCTATTAAAGTTGTTATGTCAGATAAAACAAATGAACTTATTAAAGTAGGAGAAAATGATCAAACTCATGGTGGAGGTCTTTTAAACAAAAGAATAGAGTTTTTAATTAAATACAAAAATCTTTATGTTTCGAAGGTTTTAGGAGTAAAAAAGGAAAACAATTTTAAATTTCCTCCATATGAAAGTAGAGAAAATGATATTATTTTTAATAAAGAAGTTACGCTAAAAGAATTAGGCATAAATCTACCAGGCAAAATAATAGAAACTCCAGGACATACTATTGATTCGGTTTCCATATTGTTTGAAGATGGAGATTGTTTTGTTGGAGATGCAGCAGCTAGTATGCTTAGGTTCTGTGGAACTAAGAATTGTGTTATTTTTATTATGGATAAAAAGGAGTATTATGAGAGTTGGAATAAGATAATAAAATTAGGAAGTAAAAAAATATATCCTGCTCATGGCAAAGAGTTTTATATAGATAAGCTCAAGAAAAATATTTGGAAAAATTTATAA
- a CDS encoding DUF4491 family protein, protein MNFEGIIIAAISFIIIGLFHPIVIKMEYYFTKRVWPLFLVLGVIFIGISLVQKQTIVATIMGVIGATCLWSIKEIFEQEKRVEKGWFPSNSKRK, encoded by the coding sequence ATGAATTTTGAGGGTATCATTATAGCAGCAATTTCATTTATTATAATAGGATTATTTCATCCTATTGTAATAAAAATGGAATATTATTTTACAAAGAGGGTATGGCCTTTATTCTTGGTGTTAGGGGTTATTTTTATAGGAATTTCTTTAGTTCAGAAGCAAACAATAGTAGCTACTATTATGGGAGTTATTGGAGCAACATGTTTATGGAGCATTAAAGAAATATTTGAACAAGAAAAGAGAGTGGAAAAAGGCTGGTTTCCATCAAATTCTAAAAGAAAGTAA
- a CDS encoding glycosyl hydrolase family 28 protein, translating to MLGKYKIQAILATAFLLFSTSIVNVNGNSVKADSISNVPQNVIVPTLGYTDNSVTVIWDKPTDYSKVASYDVYVNNSLVANTKKLNYTVTNLNPNSSYTFKVRAKYSDNTESQDSTVVTQKTAPASQIFDVTKYGAVGDGKTLNTDKIQAAINACTDGGTVVIPQGTFLSGAIYLKSNMSLRIDGTLLGSDNPSDYAFTSKRFPYYSTSNYMGLINAYTSNYGSISNVKIFGNGTVNGGTYASGNLTKLGQAETKLEGDKGRGDLITAKGVTGLYLGGVNIVNPAEHAIFISYSKNVTVDGISVKTYGIHNADGIDLANSDTANIFNSYFDNGDDCINLNSGYGQDAVKENMPDNNIRIFNSNTGRGHGGVVFGSYTGSWIQNVSVEDCDFNGTNIGLRFKTSKNIGGGARFVKVRDITMENIVNDAISFDSNYGLTPVDNPAPVPGYFHDIDVSNVTCQKAGGYGIWVNALPSQYNSNINLNNITLNSCKKGASINYLQNSTFTGVNFVNSGAAPWTSSNTNNVNYVNCTPSPQAAKKGK from the coding sequence ATGTTAGGGAAATATAAAATACAAGCAATACTAGCTACTGCTTTCTTGTTATTTAGCACTTCAATTGTTAACGTTAACGGAAATTCTGTTAAAGCTGACTCTATAAGTAATGTACCTCAAAATGTTATCGTTCCAACTTTAGGGTATACAGATAATTCTGTTACTGTTATATGGGACAAACCAACCGACTATTCAAAAGTTGCAAGTTATGATGTTTATGTAAATAATTCTTTGGTAGCAAATACAAAGAAACTAAATTATACAGTTACTAATTTAAATCCTAATTCAAGTTATACATTTAAAGTTAGAGCTAAATACTCTGACAATACTGAATCACAGGATAGTACAGTTGTCACTCAAAAGACTGCTCCAGCTTCTCAAATTTTTGATGTAACTAAATATGGAGCTGTAGGAGATGGAAAAACTTTAAATACTGACAAAATTCAAGCGGCGATAAATGCTTGCACAGATGGAGGTACAGTTGTAATTCCACAGGGAACATTTTTATCAGGCGCTATTTATTTAAAAAGTAACATGTCACTTAGGATAGATGGAACACTTCTTGGCAGTGATAATCCTAGTGATTATGCATTTACAAGTAAGAGATTCCCATACTATTCAACTAGTAATTACATGGGATTAATAAATGCATATACAAGTAATTATGGAAGCATTTCAAATGTAAAAATATTTGGAAATGGTACTGTAAATGGAGGAACTTATGCAAGCGGAAACCTTACAAAATTGGGACAAGCTGAAACCAAATTAGAGGGAGATAAGGGAAGAGGAGATTTAATTACAGCCAAGGGCGTAACTGGTCTTTATCTTGGCGGAGTTAATATCGTAAATCCAGCTGAACATGCTATATTTATAAGCTATAGTAAAAATGTAACGGTAGATGGTATATCTGTTAAGACTTACGGCATACACAATGCAGATGGTATTGATTTAGCTAATAGTGATACAGCAAATATATTCAACAGCTATTTTGATAATGGAGATGATTGTATAAATCTTAATTCAGGCTATGGTCAAGATGCAGTTAAAGAGAATATGCCTGATAATAATATAAGAATATTCAACTCAAACACTGGTCGTGGTCATGGCGGTGTAGTTTTTGGTAGTTACACTGGCTCATGGATTCAAAATGTTTCTGTTGAGGATTGTGATTTTAATGGAACAAATATAGGACTTAGATTTAAGACAAGCAAAAACATAGGTGGAGGAGCTAGATTTGTAAAGGTAAGAGATATTACTATGGAGAACATTGTTAATGATGCAATATCTTTTGATAGTAATTATGGATTAACTCCTGTTGATAATCCAGCACCAGTACCTGGATATTTCCATGATATAGATGTATCAAATGTTACTTGTCAAAAGGCTGGTGGTTATGGAATATGGGTTAATGCACTTCCATCACAATATAATTCAAACATAAACTTAAACAATATTACATTAAACAGTTGTAAAAAGGGTGCATCTATAAATTATCTTCAAAACAGTACATTTACTGGGGTTAATTTTGTTAATAGTGGAGCAGCACCATGGACAAGTTCAAATACTAATAATGTTAATTACGTTAATTGTACACCAAGTCCTCAAGCAGCTAAAAAAGGCAAATAA
- a CDS encoding glycosyl hydrolase family 28 protein: MNNKRLKSILAASMFLFSMTAFTNIKANASVLMNQPQSLEVPTLGYTDTQVTLIWDKPADYSNVASYNVYKDGQFVANTTNLNYTVTGLNPSTKYKFTIKARLKDNTESKESKIVEQRTAKDAQIFDVTKYGAVGDGKTLNTDKIQAAINACTDGGIVVIPQGTFLSGALNLKSNMSLRIDGTLLGSDNPDDYAFTSKRFPYYSTNNYMGLINAYTENYGSISNVKVYGSGTVSGGSYNGGKLTTLGQIQTNLKGDKGRSDLITAKGVNGFYLGGLTLINPSEHTIFVSYSKKITVDGISAKTYGIHNADGIDIATSQHTNIFNSYFDNGDDCINLNAGYGQDAVNDPNSADSYLRIFDCTTKRGHGGVVFGSYTGAWIKDVSVEDCDFNGTNIGLRFKTSKEIGGGTKNVVVRDVTMENIVNDAISFDSNYGLTQVDKPAAVPGYFKNVNISNVTCKGAGGYGIWANALPSQYNSNIQLNNINLDSCKNGASINYLKNSVFNNVTFTNSGVNPWTSSNTTNVKYINCSPQN, from the coding sequence ATGAATAACAAAAGATTAAAAAGTATTTTAGCAGCATCAATGTTTCTTTTTAGCATGACAGCATTTACAAACATTAAAGCCAATGCAAGTGTATTAATGAATCAACCTCAAAGCTTAGAGGTTCCAACTTTAGGATATACAGATACACAGGTGACACTTATATGGGATAAACCTGCTGATTATTCAAATGTTGCAAGCTATAATGTTTATAAGGATGGACAATTTGTAGCTAATACAACTAATCTTAATTATACAGTTACAGGTTTAAATCCAAGTACTAAATACAAATTTACAATTAAAGCAAGGCTTAAGGATAATACAGAATCAAAGGAGAGTAAGATTGTAGAGCAAAGAACAGCTAAAGACGCTCAGATTTTTGATGTAACTAAATATGGAGCAGTAGGAGATGGCAAAACTTTAAATACAGATAAGATTCAGGCTGCAATAAATGCTTGTACAGATGGCGGAATTGTTGTTATTCCACAAGGAACCTTTTTATCAGGAGCACTTAATTTAAAAAGTAACATGTCACTTAGAATAGATGGAACACTTCTTGGAAGTGATAACCCTGATGATTATGCATTTACAAGCAAGAGATTTCCATACTATTCAACTAATAATTATATGGGACTTATAAATGCTTACACTGAAAATTATGGTAGTATATCGAATGTAAAAGTTTATGGGAGCGGTACTGTAAGTGGTGGAAGTTATAATGGAGGAAAGCTTACTACGCTTGGACAGATTCAAACAAATTTAAAGGGAGACAAGGGTAGAAGTGATTTAATTACAGCAAAAGGTGTAAATGGTTTTTATCTTGGAGGACTTACTTTAATAAATCCATCTGAACATACTATATTTGTAAGTTATAGTAAGAAGATAACTGTAGATGGAATTTCAGCAAAGACATATGGAATTCATAATGCAGATGGTATTGACATAGCTACAAGTCAGCACACTAACATATTTAACAGTTATTTCGATAATGGAGATGATTGTATAAATCTTAATGCAGGCTATGGACAAGATGCTGTAAATGATCCAAATTCAGCAGACAGTTATTTAAGAATATTCGATTGTACAACTAAAAGAGGACACGGTGGAGTAGTTTTCGGAAGTTATACTGGTGCGTGGATTAAAGATGTTTCTGTTGAAGATTGTGATTTTAATGGAACAAATATAGGTCTTCGTTTTAAAACCAGTAAAGAGATAGGCGGAGGAACTAAAAATGTTGTTGTAAGGGATGTTACTATGGAAAACATAGTTAATGATGCAATATCCTTTGATAGCAATTATGGATTAACACAGGTTGATAAACCAGCAGCTGTTCCAGGATATTTTAAAAATGTTAATATATCAAATGTTACATGTAAGGGTGCTGGTGGCTATGGAATATGGGCAAATGCTCTCCCAAGTCAGTACAACTCGAATATACAGCTAAATAACATAAATTTAGATTCATGTAAGAATGGCGCATCAATAAATTATTTGAAGAACAGTGTGTTTAATAACGTTACATTTACAAATAGTGGAGTTAATCCATGGACAAGTTCTAATACAACAAATGTTAAATACATTAACTGTTCACCACAAAATTAA
- a CDS encoding nucleoside phosphorylase, whose amino-acid sequence MSVIKNKYPILERDTDKLAVIMANSAGEKNLPQKCVFAFLGETIENYASKIHAIKIDEYESIIRRYPVYKTIYKGEKVCFCESPVGAAASVQMLEFLISRGVNEIIACGSAGALLDFDENEVIIPVKALRDEGTSYHYLEPSREIGLNSKAIEAIKKASNKLGLKYVEGKTWSTDGFFRETREMVKYRIEEGCIVVEMECSALAACASFRNSVFGQILFTADTLANLDSYDRRAFGISAHEMVLKLAFEAVTM is encoded by the coding sequence ATGTCGGTAATAAAGAATAAGTATCCTATATTAGAGCGTGATACAGACAAATTAGCGGTGATAATGGCAAATAGCGCAGGTGAAAAGAACTTACCACAAAAATGTGTTTTTGCTTTTTTAGGTGAGACTATTGAAAATTATGCTAGTAAAATTCACGCAATAAAAATAGATGAATACGAATCTATTATAAGAAGGTATCCAGTCTATAAAACAATATATAAGGGAGAAAAGGTGTGTTTCTGTGAGTCTCCAGTTGGTGCGGCGGCTTCAGTTCAGATGTTAGAATTTTTAATATCAAGAGGAGTCAATGAAATTATAGCCTGTGGTAGTGCTGGTGCTCTTCTTGATTTTGATGAAAATGAAGTAATAATACCAGTAAAAGCACTAAGAGACGAAGGAACTTCTTATCATTATTTAGAGCCATCAAGGGAGATTGGACTTAATTCTAAAGCAATTGAAGCTATTAAAAAGGCAAGTAATAAACTAGGGCTTAAGTATGTAGAGGGAAAAACTTGGTCAACAGATGGATTTTTTCGTGAAACTAGAGAAATGGTTAAGTATAGGATAGAAGAAGGCTGTATAGTAGTTGAGATGGAATGTTCTGCTTTAGCTGCTTGTGCTAGTTTTAGAAATAGTGTATTTGGACAAATCCTTTTTACTGCGGATACTTTAGCAAATTTAGATAGCTATGATAGAAGAGCTTTTGGAATTTCAGCACATGAGATGGTTTTGAAATTGGCTTTTGAAGCTGTTACCATGTAG
- a CDS encoding MOSC domain-containing protein has product MAKVVSINISDKKGVVKTPINEGEFIEDYGLKDDAHAGKWHRQVSLLAKESIDKMTALGVMDLSFGKFAENITTEGIVLYTLPVGTKLKIGRTIHEVTQIGKECHTGCAIKNKVGQCIMPKEGIFTRVITGGRIKAGDIIEIINED; this is encoded by the coding sequence ATGGCAAAAGTCGTATCAATTAACATTAGCGACAAAAAAGGAGTAGTAAAAACTCCCATTAATGAAGGTGAATTTATTGAAGATTATGGGCTTAAGGATGATGCTCATGCTGGAAAATGGCATAGACAGGTGAGCCTTTTAGCAAAGGAAAGTATAGATAAAATGACAGCTCTGGGCGTTATGGATTTAAGCTTTGGAAAATTTGCCGAGAACATAACTACAGAAGGTATAGTATTATACACACTTCCTGTTGGAACTAAATTAAAAATTGGACGAACTATTCATGAAGTAACTCAAATAGGTAAAGAATGCCATACTGGATGTGCCATAAAAAATAAAGTTGGTCAATGCATAATGCCTAAAGAAGGTATATTTACCAGAGTAATAACTGGTGGAAGAATCAAAGCAGGAGATATTATAGAAATTATTAATGAAGACTAA
- the moaC gene encoding cyclic pyranopterin monophosphate synthase MoaC, which produces MELTHFNDNGRARMVNVSEKKDTVRTAVAKGKIRLQKETIKLIKDNGIKKGDVLAVAQVAGIMGAKKTADLIPMCHNIIITGSDINFKIFDNYIEIEAEVSTVGKTGIEMEALSAVSAAALTIYDMCKAVDKEMIIDNITLVKKTGGRSGDFYKEYK; this is translated from the coding sequence ATGGAGTTAACACATTTTAATGATAATGGCAGAGCTAGAATGGTAAACGTAAGCGAAAAAAAAGACACTGTTAGAACTGCTGTAGCAAAGGGAAAAATACGATTACAAAAAGAAACTATTAAATTAATTAAAGACAATGGTATAAAAAAGGGAGATGTTCTAGCTGTCGCTCAAGTTGCTGGAATAATGGGGGCAAAAAAAACAGCTGATCTGATTCCTATGTGTCATAATATTATAATCACAGGTTCAGATATTAACTTTAAAATTTTTGATAACTATATTGAAATAGAAGCTGAAGTTTCAACTGTAGGAAAGACTGGTATTGAAATGGAAGCACTATCAGCAGTATCAGCTGCTGCTCTAACTATTTATGATATGTGCAAAGCAGTTGATAAGGAAATGATTATTGATAATATAACTCTAGTAAAAAAAACTGGCGGAAGAAGCGGAGATTTTTATAAAGAATATAAATAA
- the moaA gene encoding GTP 3',8-cyclase MoaA codes for MLDSYGRKINYLRVSVTDNCNLNCKYCRPYTISNKKNNNITLEEICTIVKGFVKTGVDKVRITGGEPLVRNDILTIVEKIHEIDGIKDLAMTTNGLLLSKYAKDLKSAGLNRVNVSLDTLDSKKYFEITKGGSLKMVLKGIEAAKKAGLSPIKLNVVLMKNFNEEDIISFINLTKYEDIDVRFIELMPIGTLKDWSLSKYLNNHIVFKKVPNLIEVAPLDISSPAKYYSLPSAKGRIGLINPISCKFCSNCNRIRLTADGKLKPCLHSNTEFDIRKLILAGKNIDDFIQDIIINKPKEHYLEDGRYIYRQMSEIGG; via the coding sequence ATGCTTGATTCTTATGGTAGAAAAATAAATTATTTAAGAGTATCTGTTACAGACAATTGCAATCTAAATTGTAAATACTGTAGACCATATACAATCTCAAATAAAAAAAATAATAATATTACATTAGAAGAAATATGTACAATTGTAAAGGGCTTTGTTAAAACTGGCGTAGATAAAGTACGTATAACTGGCGGTGAGCCGCTTGTAAGAAATGATATTCTTACAATAGTTGAAAAAATTCACGAAATAGATGGCATAAAAGATTTAGCTATGACTACTAATGGACTGCTATTAAGTAAATATGCTAAAGATTTAAAGTCTGCTGGACTTAATCGCGTAAACGTAAGTCTTGATACCTTAGATTCAAAAAAGTATTTTGAGATAACAAAAGGTGGTAGTCTAAAAATGGTTTTAAAGGGAATCGAAGCTGCTAAAAAAGCTGGTCTATCTCCTATAAAACTAAATGTAGTATTAATGAAGAACTTTAATGAAGAAGACATTATAAGCTTTATTAATTTAACTAAATATGAAGATATAGATGTACGATTTATTGAACTTATGCCTATAGGAACACTTAAAGATTGGTCACTTTCAAAGTACCTTAATAACCATATAGTTTTTAAAAAGGTTCCTAACTTAATTGAAGTAGCACCACTAGATATATCATCACCAGCAAAATACTATAGTTTACCTAGTGCCAAAGGACGTATTGGACTTATAAATCCTATATCCTGTAAATTTTGTAGTAACTGTAATAGAATTAGGCTTACAGCTGATGGTAAACTCAAACCCTGTCTTCATTCTAATACAGAGTTTGATATTAGAAAGTTAATATTAGCAGGAAAAAATATTGATGATTTTATACAGGATATAATAATTAACAAACCTAAAGAACATTATTTGGAAGATGGCAGGTATATATATAGGCAAATGTCAGAAATAGGAGGATAA
- a CDS encoding molybdenum cofactor guanylyltransferase, translated as MKYFGTAVILAGGKSSRMGFDKQFMEIQNNVIVDVLYEILKKEFNDVLVITNKPYKYSNPPFRIKTDELPSMGPLSGIHSALKSSQSEYAYFIACDMPNVSLPYIRFMKKKLLEKKSNACITKTNKGIEPFNAFYNISIINTIENLLKGNKKSMLSLVDSIDTFYVEEYEARAYSNNLEMFTNINTKAELYRFLNTKGKTL; from the coding sequence ATGAAATATTTTGGTACTGCAGTCATATTAGCCGGTGGTAAAAGTAGTCGTATGGGCTTCGATAAGCAATTCATGGAAATACAAAATAACGTTATTGTAGATGTTCTTTATGAAATCCTAAAAAAAGAATTTAATGACGTTTTAGTTATTACTAATAAACCTTATAAATATAGCAATCCACCATTTAGAATAAAAACTGATGAACTTCCCTCTATGGGACCTTTATCTGGTATTCATTCAGCTCTTAAAAGTAGTCAAAGTGAATATGCTTATTTTATTGCTTGTGATATGCCTAACGTAAGTCTTCCTTATATAAGATTTATGAAAAAAAAACTCCTTGAAAAGAAAAGTAATGCTTGTATTACAAAAACTAATAAAGGTATTGAACCCTTTAATGCTTTTTATAATATAAGTATTATAAATACAATAGAAAATCTATTAAAAGGGAACAAGAAATCTATGCTGTCTCTAGTTGACAGTATAGATACCTTTTATGTTGAAGAATATGAAGCAAGGGCATACTCTAATAATTTAGAGATGTTCACTAATATTAATACAAAAGCAGAATTATATAGATTTTTAAATACTAAAGGTAAAACTTTGTGA
- a CDS encoding 4Fe-4S dicluster domain-containing protein, producing MNSFVIANSKKCIGCRTCEAACVMAHSDGDILVKKKDLLKFNPRLKVIKTDNVSAPIQCRHCEDAPCANACPNGSIYNKDGKILINEDTCIGCKSCVVACPFGAIDMIEDKKDGKIVLQAGLKQKNEGTLENKGRVIANKCDLCDGRERGPACVEVCPTKALNFIEADKLKEIIDEKRNKTAESLGRMV from the coding sequence ATGAATAGTTTTGTAATAGCAAATTCAAAAAAATGTATAGGATGTAGAACCTGTGAAGCTGCTTGTGTTATGGCACACTCTGATGGTGACATATTAGTAAAGAAAAAAGATCTCTTAAAATTTAATCCTCGCCTTAAGGTTATAAAAACTGATAATGTAAGTGCACCTATTCAATGTAGACATTGCGAAGATGCTCCTTGTGCAAATGCATGTCCAAATGGTTCAATATATAACAAGGACGGAAAAATATTAATAAATGAAGATACCTGTATAGGCTGTAAATCTTGTGTTGTGGCCTGTCCTTTTGGTGCAATAGATATGATTGAAGATAAAAAAGATGGTAAAATAGTATTACAAGCTGGACTTAAACAAAAAAATGAAGGAACTCTCGAAAATAAAGGACGAGTTATTGCAAACAAATGTGATTTATGTGATGGTAGAGAAAGAGGTCCTGCTTGCGTAGAGGTATGCCCAACAAAAGCTCTTAATTTTATAGAAGCTGATAAACTAAAGGAAATCATAGATGAAAAAAGAAATAAAACTGCTGAAAGCTTAGGAAGAATGGTGTAA
- a CDS encoding [FeFe] hydrogenase, group A — protein sequence MERGFTLVKIDKNLCTGCEQCKIVCPVNAIKGKKGEPQNIDSDICVSCGQCVQICSSYSMYTEQKKNERKILKTVNEPMFAAFYEGKITDVEVKLKDKELYKIVQCAPAVRVSLAEEFGFPSGSLTPGKLAAALRLLNFDKVYDTNFAADLTIMEEGSELVRRVTSGENLPMFTSCCPAWVKYIEQTYPELLNHLSSCRSPQQMAGSIFKTYGAKLDSVKSEKIYSVAVMPCTCKQFECDRPEMIASGYKDVDAIITTRELAQLIKAKGIDFKNLKDENFDTPLGKYSGAGNIFGVTGGVMEAALRTGYSLITKEEIPKLDLEEVRGTEGIIDASITIGNITLKVAVVCGLKNIVQILESVKNGMCKYHFIEVMTCPKGCISGGGQPKFFTVEDREKAYISRRTSMFEHDKNLPIRKSHENPYVKKIYKEFLGAPLGKKSHHLLHTQYTKR from the coding sequence ATAGAAAGAGGCTTCACATTGGTTAAAATAGATAAAAATTTATGTACAGGATGTGAGCAATGCAAAATAGTTTGTCCTGTAAATGCTATAAAAGGAAAAAAGGGAGAGCCTCAAAATATTGATAGTGATATTTGCGTTTCCTGTGGACAATGTGTACAAATTTGTTCATCTTACTCCATGTATACAGAACAGAAAAAAAATGAAAGAAAAATACTTAAAACAGTTAATGAGCCAATGTTCGCAGCTTTTTATGAAGGAAAAATAACAGATGTTGAAGTAAAACTAAAAGATAAAGAACTTTATAAAATAGTTCAATGTGCACCAGCTGTTAGAGTCTCTTTAGCAGAAGAATTTGGTTTTCCCTCTGGAAGTCTAACTCCAGGGAAACTTGCCGCTGCTCTTCGTCTACTTAACTTTGACAAAGTATATGATACAAATTTTGCAGCAGATTTAACTATTATGGAAGAGGGAAGTGAACTTGTACGTAGAGTTACCTCAGGAGAAAATCTTCCAATGTTTACTTCCTGTTGTCCTGCATGGGTAAAATATATAGAACAAACTTATCCAGAACTTTTAAACCACCTTTCAAGTTGCAGATCACCTCAACAAATGGCAGGTTCAATATTTAAAACCTATGGCGCTAAACTTGATAGTGTTAAAAGTGAAAAAATATACAGCGTTGCAGTAATGCCCTGTACCTGCAAACAGTTTGAGTGTGACAGACCAGAAATGATAGCAAGCGGCTATAAAGATGTAGATGCTATTATTACAACAAGAGAACTTGCCCAATTAATAAAGGCAAAAGGAATAGATTTTAAAAACTTAAAAGATGAAAATTTTGATACTCCCCTTGGAAAATATAGTGGTGCTGGTAATATCTTCGGAGTCACAGGCGGTGTTATGGAAGCAGCATTAAGAACGGGGTATTCCCTAATCACAAAAGAAGAAATTCCAAAACTTGATCTAGAGGAGGTTAGAGGAACAGAAGGGATTATAGATGCCTCTATTACAATTGGAAATATTACTCTTAAAGTGGCTGTTGTATGTGGTCTTAAGAATATAGTTCAAATTTTAGAAAGTGTTAAAAATGGTATGTGTAAATATCATTTTATAGAAGTAATGACTTGCCCAAAAGGCTGTATTAGTGGTGGTGGACAGCCTAAATTCTTTACCGTAGAGGATAGAGAAAAAGCTTATATAAGTAGAAGAACCTCTATGTTTGAACATGATAAAAATCTACCTATAAGGAAATCCCATGAAAACCCTTATGTAAAGAAGATTTATAAAGAATTTCTTGGAGCGCCTTTAGGCAAAAAATCTCATCATTTATTACACACACAATATACAAAAAGATAG
- a CDS encoding 4Fe-4S dicluster domain-containing protein, which yields MKCNSFVIADAKKCVGCKMCEMACHKAHNSQETTIGNMRKNLVSRIHVIKTNEGKAPVQCRHCEDAPCAKACALGAIREEDNIIVVDESKCVGCKLCTVACPFGAIEIGKNEQGKNVALKCDMCKAKDEQACVKACPKKALRVFNVDEDKKSKNSIAVENLPAI from the coding sequence ATGAAATGTAATTCTTTTGTAATAGCAGACGCTAAAAAATGTGTTGGGTGTAAAATGTGTGAAATGGCATGTCATAAGGCACACAATAGCCAAGAAACTACTATCGGCAATATGAGAAAAAATTTAGTATCAAGAATTCATGTTATAAAAACTAATGAAGGAAAAGCCCCTGTGCAATGCAGACATTGTGAAGACGCACCTTGTGCAAAAGCATGTGCCTTAGGTGCAATTAGAGAAGAAGATAATATAATTGTAGTTGATGAAAGCAAGTGCGTTGGGTGTAAACTTTGTACCGTTGCATGCCCTTTTGGTGCAATTGAAATAGGCAAAAATGAACAAGGAAAAAATGTAGCTTTAAAATGTGATATGTGTAAAGCAAAAGATGAACAAGCTTGTGTAAAAGCCTGTCCTAAAAAAGCATTGAGAGTTTTTAATGTTGATGAAGATAAGAAATCCAAAAACAGTATAGCAGTAGAAAACTTACCTGCTATCTAG